In the genome of Deinococcus hopiensis KR-140, the window AACGACGATACGGTCGATATCGTAACGGGCGCGCCTTTCGCGCCGCTCGTACCGACGCTCACCCACCCCTTGACGGGCATCGTCTCTCCGACTGCCGTGAAGAAATACGGCAAGGACTTCTCGCGCCATCCGGTCGGCACCGGACCCTTCGCCTTTGACGGGTGGACTACCGGCAACACCGTGACCCTGCGCGCTTTCAAGGACTACTGGCAGGGCGCGCCCAAGATCGGCACGGTGGTGTTCCGCATCATTCCCGAATCGGCCACCCAGGTGATTGAGCTCAAGGCCGGGCGCCTCGATGTGCTGTCGAGCGTGCCTGCCGAGGCCGTCGGGGACGTGGAGAAGAGCCGGGGCGTCACGGTGAAAAAGCAGCCTGGTGCCACGCAGGTTTACCTGGGGTTTAACACGGCCCAGGGCCTCAGCAAAGACCTCAAGGTGCGTCAGGCCATTGCGGCGTCCATCGACCGGGGCGGCATTGTGAACTCGCTGCTGAAGGGCACGGCCGAAACGGGCGTCGCGCCCATCACGCCGCGCGTCTTCGGGGCCGCGAAGAACCTCAGCCCCGTCGCCTACGATCCGCAGAGGGCCCGCCGCCTGCTGCGCGAGGCCAACGTCGCGCCCGGTACGCGCCTGACCCTCATCACGCCCAACACCACCCTCTTTACCAAGCTCGCGCAGGCGGTGCAGTTCAGCGCGCAGCAAGTGGGCCTGACCGTGGACGTGCGGCCCCTGGACTTCGGCGCCTATATCTCGGCCGTGCAAAAACCCGATCACCCGGAACTCTTCATCTACTGGTGGACGCCGGTCTCACGCGACGCCGACACCGGGCTGTACGGGCGCTTCCATTCGAGCAACATTCCCCTCAACAACCACGCGGCGTACAAGAACGCCACCGTGGACCGGCTGCTCGACGAGGCCCGTGGCAGCGGCAACGCGGCGCGCCGGGTCATCCTTTACCAGCAGGCACAGCAGCAGATCAACCGCGACCTCCCGGTCCTCACGCTCGCCTACCCGTACAACATCTACGTCACCAGCGACCGCCTGGTAGGCGAGGTGCAGAACACCACCCTCGAACTCTTCCGGGCGAGCCTGAAATGAAGCCCGACGGTCCGCTGGAGCGCCCGTGCTGACCTTTGCCCTCAAGCGCTTGGCGGGGACCTTGCCCGTGCTGCTCGGCGTGACGCTGCTGGTCTTTGGCCTGCTGCGGCTCACGCCCGGCGACCCCCTCACCGCGCTGGTGGGGGACGAACTCGGCGGGATCTCGGCCACGCAACTCGCGCAGCTGCGTCGCCAGTACGGTCTGGACGGCCCCTGGTACGTGCAGTACGGGGCGTTTATGGAGAAACTGGCGGGCGGCGACCTCGTGTCCCTGCGCACCCAGCGGCCTGTGGTGGAGGAGATCGCCGCGCGCTTTCCCTACACGCTGCAACTCACCGTCGTGGCAGTGTTCCTCGCGGCCCTCATCGCCGTGCCGCTCGGGGTGATCGCGGCGCTGAGGCGGGGGAGCCCCGCGGACCTGCTGGTCATGGGCCTCGCCCTGCTCGGCGTGAGCGTACCCACCTTCTGGCTGGGCATCATGCTGATGTTGGCCTTTGCGCTCGGCCTGGGCTGGCTTCCGCCCTCCGGCAGCGGCGGTCCGGAATATTTCGTGCTGCCCACCGCAACCCTCACCTTCGCCTCGGTCGCCCTGATCGCGCGGATGACCCGCGCCAGCCTCCTGGAGACCCTTGACCAAGACTATGTGCGCACGGCCCGCGCCAAGGGCCTGCGCGAATCGCGCGTCGTGACCCGCCACGCCCTGCGTTCCGCCTTGGTACCCATCGTGACCGTGATCGGCCTGGAATTCGGCGCGCTGCTGTCGGGGGCCGCCGTCACGGAAACGATCTTTGCGTGGCCGGGCCTGGGCCGCCTCACCGTCCAGGCCATCGCCTCGCGCGACCTGCCGCTGATCGAAGGCATCGTAATCTTCACGGCCGTGCTCTACACCCTCGTGAACCTCACCGTGGACCTGCTCTACGCAGCGCTCAACCCCAGGATCCGGTTGCAGTATGCGTAGCCTGCCCCGCCTCGCCACTGCTCCGACCCAACGCGCGCCTCGCCGCCGGCTGCATCCCGTCCTGGCGGGGTTGCGTCGCAGCCGGGCCGTATGGATTGGCGGGACGCTGCTGGCGACCCTGGTGCTCGTCGCGCTCGCTGCACCCCTCCTTGCGCCGGACGCCCCCAACGCGCAGAACTGGCAAAACCGGCTGTTGCCGCCCGGCCCGGGCCACCCTTTCGGTACGGATGAGTTTGGCCGCAGCGTTCTGACGCGGGTGCTGTACGGCGGGCGAGTCTCGCTGCTGTCCGGGTTCCTGCCGGTACTGCTCGCCAGTTCGGTCGGCACGCTGATCGGGCTGATTGCGGGCGGGGCTGGACGCCTCGCTGATACCCTTCTGATGCGGCTGGTGGATGTGCTGCTGGCGTTTCCAGGCGTGCTGCTGGCGCTCGCCATCGTCGGGCTGTTCGGGCCGAGTTTTTCAAACGCCGTCCTGGCGATTGGGGTGGTGGGCATCCCGGTGTATGCCCGTCTGGTACGCGCGGAGGTGCTTCGCCTGCGCGAAGGCGAGTTCGTGGAGGCCGCCCGTGCCCTCGGCACATCCACCTGGCGGGTCCTGTGGAGGCACCTGCTGCCGAACGTGGCTCCCGTCCTGATCGTGCAGTCCACCCTCGGCGTCGGCGGCGCGATCCTCGCCACCGCTTCCCTGTCGTTCCTCGGCCTGGGGGTTCAGCCGCCCACCAGTGACTGGGGCGAGATGCTCGCCAGCGGACGCTCCCAGCTGCCGCAGGCGTGGTGGCTGGAAGTCTTTCCAGGACTGATGATCACCCTCACGGTTCTCGCCGTGAACCTGCTTGGCGACGGCCTGCGCGACGCGCTGGACCCGCGTGCCCGCCGCTGAACGGAAAGGAGACCCACCTTGACCGCTCCCCTGAACCGCGACACCCTCTTTCTGCTCAAGCCCGATGTCAGCGAAGGCGATATCGCCTCGTACTGCCCGCACTCGGCGCAGATCGAGGGCCTGCTGACCTATGCCCCAGAGCTGCGCGACCACCTTGATGTCCGCCACCTGAATTTCCCACGGCCTCGTCCAGCGCTGGTCGCGCTGCTCGGGGAGGCAAACCAGTCCGCGCCCGTCCTGGTGCTGGGGGATGACCACCCGGAAGACGACCTCGTGCGCCGCGCGGGTGAGGTGGCCTTCGTGCAGGGCGCCCGTGAGATCGCCACCTTCCTGTCCCGCGCCCACGGGACCGCCCGGCCGCGCTGAGCTTCAAAACGCCTCTGAATGGAGAACCTATGAAGCGAACCCTGCTCACTCTGGCCCTGCTTGCCGCCCTCCCCGTCGCCCGCGCCGAGGGGGACACCCTCACCATCGCCGTGAATGCCGACCCGCCCACCCTGGACGCCACGGTCGCCAATCAGGGCATCACCTACCGCGCCACCAGCCAGATCTACGAGGGCCTGGTGTTCCGCGATCCCCAGACCAACGCTTTGGTGCCGCGCCTGGCGACCTCGTGGAAGCAGCTCAGCCCCACCGCCTGGCGCTTTACCCTGCGCAAAGGCGTCAAGTTCTCGGACGGCACGCCGCTGAACGCCGCCGCTGTGAAGTTCTCACTGGACCGCTTTGTGGACCCCGCGACCAGGGCCGCCAACGCCTTTATCCTGAGCGCCCTCAGGGACGTGCGGGTCGTGAATGACGCGACCGTGGACCTGAACCTCAAGTACCCTTACGCGCCGCTGCTGGGCAACTTGGCAATCTTTAACCCGGTGATCGTCTCACCCACAGCGGTGCAGAAGCTGGGCACGGACTTTGCGCGCACCCCTGTGGGCACCGGGCCGTACAAGCTTGACCGCTGGGACCCCGGCAACCAGATCGTGCTCGTCGCCAACCCGCTGTACTGGGGCCCCAAGCCCAGGATCCGCCGCATCGTCATCCGCACCATTCCCGACGAGGTGACGCAGATCGCTGAGTTGAAAAGCGGGCGGGTGGACCTGCTGGCGAGCGTCACCCCGAATGTCCTGACAGAGTTTGCGAAAGACCCCAACTTCGTGGTGCGCCGCCGCACCAGTTTCGCAACGGCTTACCTCGGCTTCAACACGGCGAGTGGGATTACCAAGGACGTGCGCGTGCGGCAGGCCATCGCGCGCGCGGTGGACCGGAACGCCATTGTGAAGACGCTGCTGGGTGACCTCGGGGCACGCGGCGAGGCCCCCATCCCCGACATCGTGTTCGGCGCGTCCAAGACGGTCAAGGGCATCGCCTTTGACCCGACTGACGCCCGCAAACGGCTCGCCGAGGCGGGTGTGAAGCTGGGGAGCACCCTGACCCTGGTCGCCACCAACGACGCTTCCAGCCGCCGCCTGGCCCAGGCGGTCCAGTTCAACCTTGCGGCGGTGGGCCTGACCGTGAACATTCAGACCTCGGACTTTGCGGCCTACCGCTCAGCCCTGCAAAAACCGGACCACGCCGAACTCTTCCTGATGACCGACGGCCCGACCTCGCTGGACGCGGACTTCGCCTTCACCCAGTACTTCGACTCGAAGGAAATTCCGGTCAACAACTATGCCTTTTACAAGAACGCCAAGGTGGACGGGTGGCTCGCCCGCGCCCGTACCGAGCAGAACGCCTTCAGGCGCAAAACGCTCTACCGCCAGGTGCAAGACCAGTTGCAAACGGATTTGCCGCTGCTGACGCTGTATTACCCCGTCTCGGCCTACGTGAAGTCCAACCGTCTTCAGGGCGAGGTGCCGTACTGGCACGCCTCGTACATCGACTACCGCCGCGCCACCCTGAAGTGACGCCGCCTCAAGAAAAGGGAGAGGAGCCGCCCATGACCGTGACCGCTCGCGCCGAGGATATCCGCAGCCCAGACGCCGTGACCCTGATTGACGAACTCAGCGCCGAACTCGCCGCCCTGTACAACGTGGGTGATGGCCGCGCGGGCTTCGCGCCGGAGAACGTTGAGGTGCCGCGCGCCGCCTTTGTGATCGCCCGCGTGGACGGGGTACCTGCCGGATGCGGCGCGATCCGCCCACTCGCCGACGGGAGCGTGGAGGTCAAGCGCATGTACACCCGCGCCGCCTACCGCCGCCGGGGAGTCGCGCAGGCGGTCCTCACGGAACTTGAGCGGCTCGCCGAGCAGTTCGGCTATCCGCGCGTCAAGCTTCAGACTGGCCCCCTCCAACCCGAGGCCGCCGCCCTGTACGAGCGCGTGGGCTACCGCCGCATCCCAATTTTTGCCGGGACTTGGGACCGGGTGCTCGCCTACCAGAAAGACCTGCCCGCTGCCCTTGCGCGGCCTGAGGTGGCCTCGTGAAGATCGCGGTGCTGAGCCTGGTGGTCAATGCTCCTAACCCCGTAACCGGCGAACACTTCAGTGCCGCCGAGAAGTTCGAGAACCTGGTACGGCAGGCGGAGCTCGCCGAGGCGCTCGGGTACGACGCCTTCGGGGTGGGCGAGCGGCACGGCGCGCCCTTCCTGTCGTCCTCGCCCGCCGTGCTGCTGGCCGCCATCGCGGCGCGGACCCGCCGGGTGCGCCTGCTAACCACGGTGGCGGTGCTGAGCGTCCTCGACCCCGTGCGCGTCGCGGAGGAGTACGCGACCCTCGACCAGCTGTCCGGCGGACGGCTCGACCTGATCATCGGGAAGGGCAACGACCCGCGCCACTACCCCCTCTTCGGCGTGCCCGAGGAAGAGCAGTGGGATTCACTCGCCGAGCGCTACGGGCTGCTGCGCCGCCTATGGCGTGAGGAGGACGTGACCTGGGGGGGTAAGTACCGCCCACCCCTCTCGGGCGTGACCACGCAGCCCCGGCCCCTTCAGTCCCCCATTCCGGTGTGGCACGGCAGCGCGTCGAGCGAGCGCAGCACCGAACTCGCCGCCCTATACGGTGAACCGATCTTCTCCGCGAACGCCTTTCATCCGCTTGCCAAGTACAAGGCGCTGATCGACCATTACCGAGAGCGCCTCGCGCATTACGGTCATGACCCCGTGCGGGCGGTGGTGGGGGCGGGCGCGGGCGCGCTGTACCTCGCGGACACCACCGATGAGGCCATCCGGCGCTACCGCCCCTACCACGACGCCTTCTCGCGCAGCGCCGCCGCGCAGCACAACCGCTCGCCCTTCGCCACCCTGGAGGACAACGTCGGGAACGGCCCCATCCTGGTGGGCAGCCCCGAGCAGGTCACGGACAAATTGCTGCGCTACCAGGCAGCTTTCGGAAATACTGTGCTGGCGATTGGCGTGGACGGCCTCAGCGAGGCGGAGCAGTCCGAGCAGCTCCAGCGTTTCGCGGAGGAGGTCGCGCCGGCGCTGCGCCGCGCCGTGAAGAGTGAGGTGTGGAACCCGGCGCGCGAGCCTGTGGGGGTGGGCGGATGACCACCCTATCCCGCGAACAGGACCTCGTCACCGCGCTGGAGCGGCATCTGCCCGCCTTCGTGGCCCTGCGCCACCACCTGCACGGCTTTCCTGAGACAGCCTACGAGGAGGTCCGCACCGCCAACATCGTTGCAGAGGAACTGGCGAGCGCTGGGCTGGAAGTGCACCGCCTCGCGGGTACAGGCGTGGTCGGCGTGCTGCGGGGTCCTGGAACGCGCGCCGTCGCCCTGCGCGCCGACCTTGACGCGCTGAACGTGACCGAGGAGACCGGGCTGCCGTACGCTTCCCGGGTGCCGGGCAAGATGCACGCCTGTGGGCACGATGGGCACACCACGGCGCTGCTGCTGGCAGCGCGGGTGCTGGCGGAAGCGGGCGACCTGCCCGGCACCATGGTCTTCGTATTTCAGCCTGCCGAGGAGGGAGGGGCAGGCGCCAAGGCGCTGCTGGACGCCGGACTGCTTGACCGCTTCCCGGTGGAAGCGGTGTACGGCCTGCACAACATTCCTGGCCTGCACGCCGAGCAGTTTGCCGTCCTGGACGGACCGGTCATGGCGAGTGCCGACGGCTTCGAGGTCGTGTTGCGCGGTGTGGGCGGCCACGCGGCCTTGCCGCACGAGGCGCGCGACCCGGTGGTGGCGGCGGGCGCCCTGATCGGGACGCTTCAAACGCTCGTGAGCCGCAGCCTGAGTCCCCTCTCGCCGGGGGTGGTGTCGGTCACGCAGCTCTCAGCGGGTGAGGCGCTCAACGTCATTCCCGACGAGGTGAAGGTGCGCGGCACGGTGCGTGCCTACACCGAGGAGGTGCGTGACCTGCTGGAGGCGGGTCTGCGGCGCGTCTCGGCGGGCGTTGCCCAGGCGCACGGCGTGGAGGCCCGCGTGACCTACACCCGCTCCTACCCCGCAACGGTCAACGACCCGCGGGAGGCAGCCTTTGTGCGCGGCGTCTTGCAAGGCGCGTTCGGTGAGGCCGGCGTGCGCGCCGACCTCCCGCCGCTGATGGCCGCCGAGGACTTCGCCTTCCTGCTGCGGGAGCGGCCCGGGGCCTACGTGTGGATCGGCAACGGCAACTCGGCCCCGCTTCACTCGCCCCGTTACGACTTCAACGATGGCGTGCTGCCGCGCGCCGCCACCTTCTGGGTGCACCTCGCCCGCGCCGCCCTGACGAGAGGGGAGACTCCATGACCCAACTGATTCTGAGCGCCAGCATTGACGGCCCGGGCTTCCATCCCGGCGCTCCCCGGCCTGACCCCACCCGCCTCGCGGACCTCGCGCACTACCGCGACCTCGTGCTCACCGCCGAGCGCGGCCACCTTGACTTCGTGCTGCTGGGCGACGGACGCGCACGCACGGACGCTGCCCCGGCGGGCCGCCTGGACGCCCTGACCGTGCTGTCCCGCCTTGCGCCCGAGACGCGCTTCGTCGGCCTCGCCGCCGAGGTGCCCACCACCCACGCCGAGCCGTTCGCCGTGTCGCGCGCACTCGCCACCCTCGACTTCGTGAGCGGTGGGCGGGCGGCCTGGCAGGCCTCAACCAGCGGCGCCCTGGCCGAGGCGCGCAACTACGGCCCTGGACCCACTCCCGACGGGCAGCAGGCGCGCGCCGCCGAGTTCGTGGACGTGAGCCGAAAGCTGTGGGACTCGTGGGAAGACGGCGCGGTGATCGCCGACCGCGCGCGGGGGTTGTACCTGGATCCCGAGCGGCTGCACCACATTCACCAC includes:
- a CDS encoding ABC transporter substrate-binding protein: MRQPRFLALSLAALLSSAAAQKADTLTIALDQDPPTLDPNLGNQAYTFGVSAQVFDTLLYRDYTDGQLKGRLATAWRQLSPVTWRFTLRRGVKFQDGTPFNAAAVKFTLDRILDPAFKAPNAFQLSAIKEVRVVNDDTVDIVTGAPFAPLVPTLTHPLTGIVSPTAVKKYGKDFSRHPVGTGPFAFDGWTTGNTVTLRAFKDYWQGAPKIGTVVFRIIPESATQVIELKAGRLDVLSSVPAEAVGDVEKSRGVTVKKQPGATQVYLGFNTAQGLSKDLKVRQAIAASIDRGGIVNSLLKGTAETGVAPITPRVFGAAKNLSPVAYDPQRARRLLREANVAPGTRLTLITPNTTLFTKLAQAVQFSAQQVGLTVDVRPLDFGAYISAVQKPDHPELFIYWWTPVSRDADTGLYGRFHSSNIPLNNHAAYKNATVDRLLDEARGSGNAARRVILYQQAQQQINRDLPVLTLAYPYNIYVTSDRLVGEVQNTTLELFRASLK
- a CDS encoding ABC transporter permease, coding for MLTFALKRLAGTLPVLLGVTLLVFGLLRLTPGDPLTALVGDELGGISATQLAQLRRQYGLDGPWYVQYGAFMEKLAGGDLVSLRTQRPVVEEIAARFPYTLQLTVVAVFLAALIAVPLGVIAALRRGSPADLLVMGLALLGVSVPTFWLGIMLMLAFALGLGWLPPSGSGGPEYFVLPTATLTFASVALIARMTRASLLETLDQDYVRTARAKGLRESRVVTRHALRSALVPIVTVIGLEFGALLSGAAVTETIFAWPGLGRLTVQAIASRDLPLIEGIVIFTAVLYTLVNLTVDLLYAALNPRIRLQYA
- a CDS encoding ABC transporter permease — protein: MRSLPRLATAPTQRAPRRRLHPVLAGLRRSRAVWIGGTLLATLVLVALAAPLLAPDAPNAQNWQNRLLPPGPGHPFGTDEFGRSVLTRVLYGGRVSLLSGFLPVLLASSVGTLIGLIAGGAGRLADTLLMRLVDVLLAFPGVLLALAIVGLFGPSFSNAVLAIGVVGIPVYARLVRAEVLRLREGEFVEAARALGTSTWRVLWRHLLPNVAPVLIVQSTLGVGGAILATASLSFLGLGVQPPTSDWGEMLASGRSQLPQAWWLEVFPGLMITLTVLAVNLLGDGLRDALDPRARR
- a CDS encoding DUF3088 family protein, yielding MTAPLNRDTLFLLKPDVSEGDIASYCPHSAQIEGLLTYAPELRDHLDVRHLNFPRPRPALVALLGEANQSAPVLVLGDDHPEDDLVRRAGEVAFVQGAREIATFLSRAHGTARPR
- a CDS encoding ABC transporter substrate-binding protein, encoding MKRTLLTLALLAALPVARAEGDTLTIAVNADPPTLDATVANQGITYRATSQIYEGLVFRDPQTNALVPRLATSWKQLSPTAWRFTLRKGVKFSDGTPLNAAAVKFSLDRFVDPATRAANAFILSALRDVRVVNDATVDLNLKYPYAPLLGNLAIFNPVIVSPTAVQKLGTDFARTPVGTGPYKLDRWDPGNQIVLVANPLYWGPKPRIRRIVIRTIPDEVTQIAELKSGRVDLLASVTPNVLTEFAKDPNFVVRRRTSFATAYLGFNTASGITKDVRVRQAIARAVDRNAIVKTLLGDLGARGEAPIPDIVFGASKTVKGIAFDPTDARKRLAEAGVKLGSTLTLVATNDASSRRLAQAVQFNLAAVGLTVNIQTSDFAAYRSALQKPDHAELFLMTDGPTSLDADFAFTQYFDSKEIPVNNYAFYKNAKVDGWLARARTEQNAFRRKTLYRQVQDQLQTDLPLLTLYYPVSAYVKSNRLQGEVPYWHASYIDYRRATLK
- a CDS encoding GNAT family N-acetyltransferase; this encodes MTVTARAEDIRSPDAVTLIDELSAELAALYNVGDGRAGFAPENVEVPRAAFVIARVDGVPAGCGAIRPLADGSVEVKRMYTRAAYRRRGVAQAVLTELERLAEQFGYPRVKLQTGPLQPEAAALYERVGYRRIPIFAGTWDRVLAYQKDLPAALARPEVAS
- a CDS encoding LLM class flavin-dependent oxidoreductase, with amino-acid sequence MKIAVLSLVVNAPNPVTGEHFSAAEKFENLVRQAELAEALGYDAFGVGERHGAPFLSSSPAVLLAAIAARTRRVRLLTTVAVLSVLDPVRVAEEYATLDQLSGGRLDLIIGKGNDPRHYPLFGVPEEEQWDSLAERYGLLRRLWREEDVTWGGKYRPPLSGVTTQPRPLQSPIPVWHGSASSERSTELAALYGEPIFSANAFHPLAKYKALIDHYRERLAHYGHDPVRAVVGAGAGALYLADTTDEAIRRYRPYHDAFSRSAAAQHNRSPFATLEDNVGNGPILVGSPEQVTDKLLRYQAAFGNTVLAIGVDGLSEAEQSEQLQRFAEEVAPALRRAVKSEVWNPAREPVGVGG
- a CDS encoding M20 aminoacylase family protein, with the translated sequence MTTLSREQDLVTALERHLPAFVALRHHLHGFPETAYEEVRTANIVAEELASAGLEVHRLAGTGVVGVLRGPGTRAVALRADLDALNVTEETGLPYASRVPGKMHACGHDGHTTALLLAARVLAEAGDLPGTMVFVFQPAEEGGAGAKALLDAGLLDRFPVEAVYGLHNIPGLHAEQFAVLDGPVMASADGFEVVLRGVGGHAALPHEARDPVVAAGALIGTLQTLVSRSLSPLSPGVVSVTQLSAGEALNVIPDEVKVRGTVRAYTEEVRDLLEAGLRRVSAGVAQAHGVEARVTYTRSYPATVNDPREAAFVRGVLQGAFGEAGVRADLPPLMAAEDFAFLLRERPGAYVWIGNGNSAPLHSPRYDFNDGVLPRAATFWVHLARAALTRGETP